A region of Panicum virgatum strain AP13 chromosome 8N, P.virgatum_v5, whole genome shotgun sequence DNA encodes the following proteins:
- the LOC120684749 gene encoding phosphoglycerate mutase-like protein 4 — MLATSGCRSGQRGGFFLQAAVNADGISGGYPPSRLRLRQELRLAGATATHRAMSPTLAAAPSGDEEFTEVVVVRHGETTWNASHIIQGQLDPELNEIGRQQALVVAHRLSKEGKPAAIYSSDLKRAAETAEIVAKVCGVTNLVVNEALREMHMGYLQGLKWDDAVNKNPDVFRSFGIFEITEGSDPDSRNKEIPGGGESLNQLTEQCVSYLNKIAQEHRGERVVVVSHYAAILELCRYTDPPNGSIRRKIPNTSLNVFRISGVTGKWILERYGDDSHVDGNDFLENSFSGDGASA, encoded by the exons ATGCTGGCGACATCAGGTTGTAGAAGCGGCCAGCGGGGTGGCTTCttcctccaagctgccgtgaacgcCGACGGTATATCAGGTGGGTACCCTCCCtctcggctgcggctgcggcaggAGCTGAGGTTAGCAGGGGCCACCGCCACCCACCGTGCCATGTCGCCcaccctggcggcggcgcccagtgGCGACGAGGAGTTCACAGAGGTGGTAGTGGTGCGGCATGGGGAAACCACCTGGAACGCCTCCCACATCATCCAG GGACAATTGGACCCAGAGCTAAATGAGATTGGTAGACAGCAAGCCCTTGTG GTGGCTCATCGGCTGTCAAAAGAAGGCAAACCAGCTGCCATATACTCTTCCGATTTGAAGCGTGCTGCTGAGACTGCAGAAATTGTAGCAAAAGTTTGTGGTGTAACAAAT ttggTGGTGAATGAGGCACTGAGAGAAATGCACATGGGATatctccaaggcttgaagtgggATGATGCTGTAAATAAAAATCCAGATGTTTTTAGGAGCTTTGGCATTTTTGAAATTACTGAGGGCTCTGATCCTGATAGTAGAAATAAAGAAATACCG GGTGGTGGAGAGAGCCTGAATCAGTTGACCGAGCAATGTGTCTCCTATTTGAATAAGATTGCCCAGGAACACAGAG GGGAGCGGGTTGTGGTGGTCTCCCACTATGCAGCCATACTAGAGCTGTGTCGTTACACAGATCCACCCAACGGCTCGATTCGTCGGAAAATTCCAAACACTTCACTGAATGTTTTCCGTATCTCCGGCgtcaccggcaagtggatcCTTGAGAGGTATGGAGACGATAGCCATGTCGATGGAAATGACTTTCTGGAGAACTCTTTCAGCGGTGACGGTGCCTCTGCCTAA